The following coding sequences lie in one Musa acuminata AAA Group cultivar baxijiao chromosome BXJ3-1, Cavendish_Baxijiao_AAA, whole genome shotgun sequence genomic window:
- the LOC135629216 gene encoding uncharacterized protein LOC135629216, whose amino-acid sequence MATLSSSLLDRRLPTLTLGPNRADSSATVHRDYDHDTEDCHDLQNQIERLIQRGHLGCYLKEPREVTPHPRGLVERQIVVISGGPAAGGNSSVARKAYARSMVEKRLRPELKPKITFRAREVERSHHDDALVISIQIANARVKRVMVDTGSSADVLYFDAFKRLGLTEGDLTLMASTLTKFTGDSISPLGTMSSLSPLGRSRE is encoded by the exons ATGGCCACCTTATCATCTAGCTTACTCGACAGaaggctcccgacattgacccttggaccaaaccgtgctgactcatcagccacg GTTCACCGGGACTACGACCATGACACGGAGGACTGCCACGACCTTCAGAATCAAATAGAGAGACTGATCCAGAGAGGTCACCTTGGAtgctatctcaaggaaccccggGAAGTGACTCCACACCCCAGGGGACTCGTTGAAAGACAAATCGTTGTCATCTCTGGGGGACCAGCAGCCGGCGGCAATAGCTCTGTGGCGAGGAAGGCCTACGCCCGCAGCATGGTTGAGAAACGTCTCCGGCCCGAGCTCAAGCCTAAAATCACCTTTAGGGCTAGAGAAGTTGAGCGCTCCCATCATGACGATGCTCTGGTGATCTCCATCCAGATCGCTAACGCTCGAGTCAAAAGGGTGATGGTTGACACCGGGAGTTCTGCCGACGTcctttacttcgacgccttcaaGAGGCTTGGTTTGACCGAGGGAGACCTCACCCTCATGGCGTCAACACTCACCAAATTCACgggggattccatctccccgctcgGGACCATGTCCTCCCTGTCACCATTAGGGAGGAGCCGAGAGTGA